A DNA window from Solanum lycopersicum chromosome 3, SLM_r2.1 contains the following coding sequences:
- the LOC101244758 gene encoding F-box protein At5g49610 has translation MWSNLPFELLANIFSHLSPDSLARAKSACKSWHTCADNSPSWATLPWRQYPPWFLALPTRNHGRFICAHNPINDSWHLLPLDFIPNPIRPIAAVNGLILLRETTTTALQLAICNPFTRQFRHLPKLNVTRTNPAVGVISLDSANFQVYVAGGMSVASSTGGGASYEPSLEVYDSVNENWKTVGSMPMEFAVRLTVWTPNESVYCNGVLYWITSARAYTVMGFEIRNKNWRELGVPMADRLQFAALVERNGKLCLVGGSGDAGACIWQLEESNNWRMIEKVPQELWARLFGGKGRWGSINTRCVCIGGAMCLYRDLGSGMLVCAENGTKWEWHWIEGCGTIKGVKLQNFPIKGLLLHPYLASSSFSLNK, from the coding sequence ATGTGGAGCAACCTTCCTTTTGAACTCCTAGCCAATATTTTCTCTCATCTTTCTCCTGATTCATTAGCCAGGGCTAAATCTGCCTGCAAGAGTTGGCACACATGTGCTGACAATTCACCTTCATGGGCAACGCTACCATGGCGGCAATATCCGCCGTGGTTTCTAGCATTGCCCACACGCAACCATGGGCGTTTTATTTGTGCTCACAACCCAATTAATGATTCTTGGCATCTATTGCCTCTTGACTTCATTCCCAACCCAATTCGCCCAATTGCTGCAGTTAATGGCCTAATACTACTGAGAGAAACCACAACTACTGCTCTTCAATTAGCCATATGCAACCCTTTCACTCGCCAATTCAGGCACCTCCCAAAGCTAAATGTCACAAGAACTAATCCAGCTGTTGGGGTAATATCACTGGATTCAGCAAACTTCCAGGTCTATGTTGCCGGAGGAATGTCAGTGGCAAGCAGCACCGGAGGAGGTGCTTCATACGAGCCCAGCTTAGAAGTGTACGATTCTGTTAACGAAAACTGGAAAACAGTTGGATCAATGCCGATGGAATTTGCAGTAAGGCTAACAGTTTGGACCCCAAACGAGAGTGTTTACTGCAACGGCGTCCTATATTGGATCACCTCAGCCAGGGCCTATACTGTAATGGGATTCGAAATTAGGAACAAAAATTGGAGAGAATTAGGCGTGCCGATGGCTGACAGGCTTCAATTTGCAGCACTGGTAGAAAGAAATGGGAAATTATGTCTTGTTGGTGGAAGTGGTGATGCAGGGGCATGTATATGGCAGCTTGAAGAATCAAATAATTGGAGAATGATTGAGAAGGTGCCACAAGAATTATGGGCAAGATTGTTTGGAGGTAAAGGAAGATGGGGTAGTATTAACACAAGATGTGTGTGCATTGGTGGGGCAATGTGCTTGTACAGAGATCTTGGATCAGGAATGTTGGTATGTGcagaaaatggtacaaaatggGAATGGCATTGGATTGAAGGGTGTGGTACAATAAAAGGGGTGAAATTGCAGAATTTCCCCATTAAAGGACTCTTGCTACATCCCTATCTTGCATCTTCCAGTTTCAGCCTGAATAAATGA